The Rosa chinensis cultivar Old Blush chromosome 7, RchiOBHm-V2, whole genome shotgun sequence DNA segment TTCATTGGAATGGACAAAAACTATGTCATAAAAATACTCGAGGGCTGTGGTCTTTCTGCAATAATAGATATCAGTGTCCTCATTCAGTGTTGCCTTGTAGTTGTTAGTGAAAAAAACAAACTCACAATGCACAATTTGCTTCGCGACATGGGCGTCAGGAAGTATACCCCAAACACCCTGAAAAATGTGGTAAGAGTGTGGCGTCAGGAAGATGTACTAGATGTCAATATATCTGTAAGTACTTCCCACCCAAGACAAGCATATGCATCCCATATCCAATACTAAAGATAAGTTGCAAATTTCATTTATGCAAAAGCATATAGCGCTCCATCGCATTTCAATGCTCCACATCATTATAATTGTACAGAATCCAGTCGGCATTCATGACTCTTCGACATGAGCATAAATCAGTTTTCACATGCAAACAAGATTTTCTTACTTATTGCCTTCTGTTAACAGGGAACTAAAAAGATTAAAGCGCTTGCTCTAAATCTGCAAAGATCTCTGAAAAAGAGTTTCAGAACAAAACCATTTACAAAGATGAAACTGAAATTTCTCCAACTCAACTATGTAGAGCTGATTGGAGACTATGACCATCTTTCTAAACATTTGTGATGGCTCTGCTGGCATGGATTCTCTCTAAAGTTCATAGGAATTGATTTTCTTCCTCAAGGAAACCTGGTTTCTATGGACCTGCAGTACAGCAATCTCGTACAAGTTTGGGAGCATCCCAGGGTAGATTAAGCTGAACCGAACTTTTGAACTGTTTCTTTCTtatctttttgaattttgattttcGTTTTCTATTGGTCTTGTTTAACAGGTGCTCGAGAAGTTGAAGATTCTTGATCTCAGTCATTCATATTACCCGACACAATCACCAGACTTTTTAAAACTCCCAAATCTTGAGTTTTTGATCATGAAAGGCTGCAAGAGTTTGTCAGATATGCACCAGTATTGCCGATGGTAAAAGACTTGCTTTGGTAAAACCTTAAAGACTGCAAAATGCTCAAGGACCTTCCAAAGGATTTCTATGAGTTGAGAGATATTGAAACTCTCGTTCCTTCCGGCTGTTCAAGATTTGAGAATTTTGTCAAGGACAGAAGGGAGATGACATCACTGAAAACTATTGTTGTAAGTGGCACAGCCAAAAGTCGAGTACCACCCTATATGGGAAGATTGAAAAACCTGAACTACTCATTGGAAAGCAGTAATGTTCATTACCTTCCAGAACCCGGTGGCCTTTCCCACCTTGAACGTCCATGTTTCTGTAATTGCACAAACCTTCCTGCAAGTGGAGATTTACCAACTAGGTCGAAGGACTTGGAATCAGATCACTGCACTGCACTTGCAATAATTCCAAattcaaactctctctctctctctctcttctctctgacTTGGAATCAGATCACTGCACTGCACTTGCAATAATTCCAAATTCAAACTCTCTCCCCCCCtcccctctccctccctccctcctgcAACAGGAGACGGtgggaaatgattttccaaAGCAGTTCACGTATTGATATTGTATCTGCTTAATATGATATAAGGATTGACTGCAACGGGAGATGGTGGCATTTGTTTGCGGggaaattattttccaaaggaAGTTCACATATGTCAGAGAAAGTGACCAAGTGTTTTTCCAAGTGCCTCAAACTAATTTACAAGCCTTTACAAGCTTTCACTGTCTGCGtagttttttcttcttgttttgacGAGGGCCTGTCTCCAAGTGGTATATCCATTTTTGTTACAAGTTATACCAAGCTCATTAGCTTTGTTGTCAAGCCAACTCATCTCACTGAAATAACTTCACATGAAGTTATTTGGCGAGTAAATTTGTTGAATGATGAGTTCAATTTGGAAGGTGATGACTTTGTGGTGGTTGAAGTTGCAATTGGATCTGGTTTCAGAGTGAAGAAAACTGGGTTCAGTCTTGTATGGGATCCCAAACTTATTAGTGAAAATACCATTGAGTGTGAGCCTATCCCATACGAATATTTTCCAAGTGATGCTGGTAATCAGGCAGGACCAAGACATGAGTCATCTGATCAGCACTTTTGAGTAATATCACATACAGCAGCAAGCTTTTCGCCGCATAGTTTGTTCTCATCTTTGTTTGTTGTGTTTATAATTCTTCCCCCAATAGTTTAATTCCAGTATCGAAATGAGTACAGATAAGAGAAAAAGCAGCTGAAAGTTAAGGTAGAAATTCAAGCAATAATTGAGTTAAATCTCAAAATCAGAGAAGCTGCAGGGAAACTGGTGATCAAGTACTGCAAAGTATTTATATTCCAGTCAGATCCGGAAAATATCTATATTCCGGATGGATATAGGTACTGTTTGTTGACTATTTTACTTGTGCAATTTCTGTGTGTTTGCTAGGAAAACGGAATTGAGAAGAGAAGCAAACGCAGAGTTTGGAATTTTGTATTTTGATGTGTATGGTCTGtagaaaagtagaaaacaaaATGGGAATGTATAACTAATTTCAAGGTCAATCCATGGCTTGTCTGCGTTGGAACTTCGATGAATGATCTTTGTTATGTGGATgcagctcctctaaagtgaggagtctgtgaatttacttcaatttcataaaattttaACTCTCCACATGATCTAAGTGGGAAAAAATCCTAAGAGGAATTGTAGTTGGAGAGGGGTTCTAACAGGGAAAATTTATTATATGATCCTGGATTAGGGTGGTTTTATTCATACATTCTAAATTAGTATCTATTTTTTaactttaattttcaatttcatttttgtCCCTTAAAAAAACTGAGAATAAATTattctttgaaaagaaaaaagttccgGCTTCTCCTCCACCATAGATGGTGATGGTGTAGTCCTTTTATGAACAGTTGGATATCTAAGTTGTTTATCATATATGATTTTTTATTAATCAAACTAGATTGGTGATGCTTCCACGGGATGTATTATATGAATTCTATCTTTGGATCAAATTTCATGATGTTCTGTTTTCATATATGATTTGTTAGGCTGAAggttgaaacttttttttttttttttgtcagaacGCAAGGTTGAAGcttgaaatgactattatatTATGTAATTGGCTGAAGCTTGATCCGACTTGCTAAGAATCTACATATATGGGTAAGAGAACGGATGAagcctctttctttctttcttttttgttttttttttttgtttttttttgggacaatgAGAATAAGCCATATGGATTTGAAAATgctccttctttcttttttgtaaaAGGGCAAAATTGGActtcaaaaaaaacaaaaaactttccAAAAGCCGAGGTTCACATGATAAACGTGGTGGTTCAGGTTGATATCATTGGTTTATATGACATGCacttaatcttaattggttcagtttttttttttttttttttcttgtatcaCCTCTTGCAATGGTTTCCATTAAATTCGAGTAATATTATTGGTCCAGACCACCGTATGACACTGTCACGTTGTCCGGGACTGTTGTATGCTCACTAATTCATTAATAGTGATATGTAATCTAGGAAGATTTGAGGTTTTGAATAACGAACAAAGTCAAGTTAAGCTATCATTAAAACTACTGAAAATAACAAACAAAGTCAAGTTAAGCTACGTAAATGAtaaaattttgatattttgGTATGAAATTGAAAACACCCCATAATTAGGAAACTAAAATGTAATTAATCATTTTTCTACTTTTTCTAGAGCTAAAGGCATCTCCCTTCCTCTTGATAATAGGATACTTGGAATTTAACTGCATAAAAGGCTGGGGTAGCTGTTAAATTTAATCCCTCCTTTCCTACGAGTCACTTCTTGGAAATGACCAAGGAAAATTGCCAAGAATAATAGTCCTTGGTTCCGGTGTCCATCTCTACGCATTACGAGAAAAGAAAAGGTCGGTTCGTGGAAACCAACCTGGGGCCATGAACAAGAACTGGAGAAAAAAGGTCGCTGTCACTGTTGTCTGTTTTTGTTGACTTTCGGTGAAAGAAACGCGTTGATGATGCCTCTGAACAAGAAATCAAACCGTTTACTTGACCTGACCTGAGCTTGCTGTTAGAATTTGTGGTTTCAGAGCCACAAATTCTAACAAGAGCTATCAATTATCAGAAACTCCTCTGTTCTAACTACTCAACCATCTCCTCTGTTTTAACTACTCAACCATCTCCTCTTTCTACCAGACTCTTGCTCCTAAAACTGAAGTCCTAAACCCATTGTCCTAGCCCACTACTTCTAAAGCTTCCACACCAAATTACAAAAGTGGTATCAAAGCGACAAATTCTAACACTTGCTCTTCTTACCGATTGTCCATCTTCATTTCTCAAATCTAAACCACTGCATCCTAATGAACAAGACATTGTATAAAGCTGAATGTAGATATATGTATAACTGGTTTTTGAGTTCAAGCATTAAAATAAGTACAGAGACTATATTAAATCATATTTGGTCCTACTTATAATCTGTTAGAATTATGAAATTCAAATAAATGCAGTTATGAGGTATTATCTGATATTCAGTTTGAAAATACAGTTAACATATGATGacagtttcttgatggaagaaactgaCGTGAATGGCATATGATATATATGTCAGATTTGGTCCCTGCTGATACACAATGTTGTTTTCTCATTCTGAAATAGTCCCATCAactgaaagagaaaaataaaggtGGAATCAGGAGGAGAAGAACCAAATGGACAACCCGAGTGGTTCAAGTAAGATTGTTATTTACTTTCCTAGAATGTATTACACAGATAGTTTAAATTCATGTATTCAATTTGAGATAGTTTACAATATTCACTGCGGGGAATTCATTGCGATGTTTTGTTTGCGATTAAAATTTGCTGTAGTGACTTGTTCACATTTGTGTTTTCACTGCGATGATTTGTTCATGACTATGATTTAAGatttctaacaattggtatcagagcatgctATACTCAAATTGATTTACATGTTCTGTGAAATTATATAGAATTCTGGGATCAAGATATTATTGTAATCGGCGCgcatttagttttattttcattaatcaagttaatatttatatatgtatctCCATATATATGTCTGCATAATTTACACTTGACATAATGAATGTTTCCCTTGCTAAAATCTGTCATCCATTTTGAAATTCATTATGTTACTTGATCTTCTGTATGATTTTCTGATCTTATATGCTGCCAAAGTGGCTATAAACATGAAATTCCTTAAGAATCAGATAGATCATGATAACACTGTAAACTAGACAAATTAAGTTTCACATACTTCATGCTGTCAAAATGGCTTAGTATACAAGAAACTATCTGTTTTGTCTATTTTACACCAATAACATCATGAAACTTAAAATTAAATTGATATTTATTTCCAAAGAAATCCATAGCAAACATTTGGTTCATGATTGTGCATATGCAGAACACTGAGCATTTAGATATCATTAAAGATCAGTACGCCACAAAGGCTGTCAGAATCTTGAATATGAttgagtttcttttttctgttcatATGACTTTAGTTTAAATGAATGTTCAAATTAtgaattttcatttattttgggACTTGAAAACAATTCTGGTATTCAGATAAACTAGAATGTTTTACTGAATTTACTTCATATGCAGCCATGCACTTTCCTATGAGCATTAGTCAGATTGAATTTTTGAATGGCTCAAACTTCAAGAAGTGGAAAGGTGACATTGAGTTGAATTTGGGAGTTTTGGATTATGATCATGTGTTGAAGGAGGATCCACCTGAGGAATTGACACCAACTGCAAGCAGGGAAAGCAAGGAAAAATATGAAAAGTGGTATAAGCATAATAAGATGGCACTGATCATGATGAAGAAGAGTATAAGTGAGAGTGTGAGAGGAGGCATTCCAGACTCAGAATATGCAAAAGTGTTCTTCAACTCTGTTGCTGAGAAATACAAGGTCTTAGACAAGGCAGAAATAGGGAATCTCATGAAGTCTCTTACCAGAATGCAATACAATGGCAAAGGGAGTGTCAGAGAATATATAATGAGGGCTTCTGATACTGCGGGGAAACTCAGGGCACTGAACATGTCTGTTGAGGATCCATTCCTGGTTTACATGATACTGTATTCACTGCCAGAGGAATATGATCATTTGAAGACACTTTACAAAACTCAGAAAGAAAGGTGGAGTGTGAATGAACTAATCTCATTTTGTGTGGAGGTTGAGGAAGAAATTCTGAAAAAGGGAAAGGATGTATCAGTTAACCTGATTAATAAGCCACAACACAAGAAGAAGTTTGGGAACAAGAATCACAAAGGGAGCACCTCCAAACTTGCTGTTAAGACTGACAACAACAAGGGTAAGTCCTCAAAACCTGTTGGTGTGATAAAATGTTTCTTCTGTAAGAAACCAGGTCACTTTAAGAAAGATTGTGAGGGTTTCAAGGCTTGGTTGACTAAGAAAGGTACTTTTTTGTCAAAATCAGTTTTTAATTTGGAGTCAAATGCTTTTATGCTTGACAATTCATGGTGGTTTGACACTGGCTCACCAATACATATTGTCAATTCACTGCAGGGATTATCAAGTATAACAATCCCACATAAGAATGAGACAAAGGTGTGCACTGCAAGTACTCAAAAGGTGGCTGTAAAAGCTGTAGGAATTGTCAAGCTTGTATTTAGGAATAACTTTGTATTAGAACTAGATAATGTCTATTGTATTCCTAGTATTAGTAGGAACTTGATTTCTGGTTCTCAGTTTGTATCAAACAATGGTTTCAAATTCTCTAGTGATAATAAAGTTATGTTATTCTATTATAATTCAAAGTGTTTTGGAGAAGCAAAAATAATAGATGGTTATTGGTTTGTTAACTGTGTTAGTGCAGAATCTGTGTCTAgtcaaaataaagaaatttttgTGTTATCTAAGAATCCTACTGCTAAAAGGAAGTTTAATCATGATTGTTCATCCTTCTTGTGGCATAAAAGACTTGGCCACATCTCGAAAGAAAGATTGAAGGATCTGGTTAAGCAAGAAATTCTGCCACCCTTAGATTTTGAAGATTTTGCGAGCTACATTGActgtttaaaaggaaaaatgactaACTCTAGGAAAATTGGTTCCAAAAGGAGTGATCATTTACTTGACTTAGTGCATACTGACATTTGTGGTCCTTTTCCAGTCAACACAATTTGTGGTAATTGTTACTTTATCACATTTATAGATGATTTTTCACGATACTGTTGTCTTTatttaatttctgaaaaatcacaaGCCTTGGATACCTTCAAGATCTTTAAAAATGAGGTTGAGAGACAAACTGGAAGACTCATTAAGGTTGTCAGGTCTGACAGAGGAGGTGAATATTTTGGAAAATACTCAGAAAAGGGACAGCACAAGGGTCCATTTGCACTGTATCTGCAAGAATGTGGTATTGTGGCACAGTACACAACTCCATACAATCCTCAGCAAAATGGAGTTTCAGAGAGAAGGAATAGAACCTTGATAAATATGGTTAGAAGCATGATTCTGAGGTCTGGTTTACCAAAATTTCTGTGGGGAGAAGCATTGAAGACTGCGAATTACATTTGTAACAGAACTCCAAGCAAAGCAGTTTCAAAGACTCCATTCGAGTTATGGTGTGGCTATAAACCAAGCTTGAACCATTTTCATGTGTGGGGATGCAAAGCAGAAGCTAGAGTGCATAATGTAGAAGCTGGTAAACTTGACTCTAAAACACTGAGTTCCTACTTCATTGGTTATTCTGAAAAATCAAAAGGGTTCAAGTTTTATTGTCCAGGTAGAAGGACTAGAATTGTGGAATGTCATAGGGCCACATTTTTTGATGAAATGCTTGATCAGCAAGAAAGTGTGGATGATGACATGGATGCAAACTCATCAGATAACAGTTTTGAAGACTGGTTTGTTTATCCTGGTTATTGCGATGAAACTGGTTATTGCAGTGAAACTGAAAATAATAGTGTTGTTGCTGAAATGGAATTATTCCCATTGCATGAACAAAATGGACATGAATCACAACATGATCACAATGATCAAGTTATAGATATTGCAGGACAAGAAGCACAAAATGGTGAAGTAAGTGGTGCAGTTCAAGCTGAAAATGCAGAAGTTGTAGAAGCTGCTGCGGTGGTTGTAGAACCTGAAATTGCACAACCTATATATAGCTTTGAGAAAGTCTGGGAGAACAAGAAGGTCAGCAATCCCTGATGATTATCACATATATCAGATAAATGCAAAACCTAATTTAGAAGAAGAAAGTGATCCTATCTCAGTTAAACAAGCAATGCAATCTGTGAATAGTGCCAAATGGAAGCAGGAAGATGAGTTGCAAAGCATGGCAAAGAATGAGGTATGGTTTTTGGTGGATAGAACTGATACTTGCAATCCTATAGgctgtaaatgggttttcaagacCAAAAGGGATGCAGATGGGAATGTTGAAAGATATAAGGCAAGGCTAGTTGCAAAAGGTTATAGTCAGAAAGAGGGAGTTGATTATAATGAGACATTTTCACCAGTTTCAACAAAGGATGCCTTCAGGGTACTCATGGCCCTAGTGGCACATTTTGACTTAGAGCTGCATCAGATGGATGTCAAGACAACATTCTTAAATGGGGATTTAAATGAAGAAATCTACATGTTACAGCCTGAAGGGTTTGTGGAAGATGAAAACAAAGTATGCAAACTCAGAAAGTCTATATATGGACTTAAACAAGCCTCTAGACAGTGGTATCTGAAGTTTGACAAGGTAATCACTGATTTTGGTTTCTTGGAGAACAAGTTGGATGAATGCATTTATCTGAAAACAAGTGGAAGTGATTTTATCTTTTTCAtactttatgttgatgacattctACTAGTTAGCAGTAATATGTGTTTGctgaaagaaacaaagatttttctttcaaatcagtttgatatgaaagatatgGGAGAGGCTCACTATGTGCTTGGcatagaaattacaagggaCAGAAGAAACTATGTTTTGGGATTGTCTCAGAAAAATTATATTGATAAAGTGCTTTACAGATTTGGTATGCAAGGCTGTAAACAAGGAGAGGCACCTGTGTCTAAGGGAGACAAACTGCATAAAGGTCAATGTCCAAGTAATGCATTgcaaaagaagaatatggaaaaTGTGCCCTATGCAAGATTGGTAGGGAGCTTAATGTATGCTCAGGTATGCACAAGACCTGACATATCATTTGCTGTAAATATATTGTCAAGGTATCAAGCAAATCCAGGGCATGAACACTGGGTTGCGGGGAAAAAGTGTTGAGATATTTGAAGAGGACCAGAGATTATATGCTGGTTTACAAGAAGATTGAAGGTCAAGAATTTGAGATAAAAGCATATGCAGATGCATCATATAAATCTGATATGGATGACTTGAAATCCACTTCAGGTTACATTTTTAGTTTAGGTGGAGGAGCAGTCTCATGGAAAACAACAAAGCAAAGTTTGACAGCAACTGCAACATTCCAAGCAGAATATATAGCAATCTTTGAGGCAACTGGACATGCATTATGGTTGAAGAATTTTGTGTCTCAATTGAAATTGGTTGAATCTGTTGAAAGACCTATGACTATTTACTGCGATAATGCATCTGCAGTGTTCTTTTCAAAGAACAACAAAAGGTCATCAGGATCCAAGAATATTGATGTGAAGTATTTTGCTGTTAGAGAAAGTGTCAGAGATGGTGAAATAGAAGTAGTTAAGATTGGTACAAAGGATCAATTGGCAGATCCTTTAACAAAAGCTTTGCCAGTGTCCAACTTTGTTGAACATGTTAAAAATATGGGAGTTTTGAAAAGTCTAGATGCTGAAGTGAACTAACAGCATTTGTACTTAAAAATTAATGTACTGTGATTTTATTCTTTCAGAATGAATAAAGCAGTGTAGTTCATtcatgttcatatatttcatTTATTGTTTGCTGCATAATCAAGTTGTACAAACTACAGTGTGCTGTTAATGACACAGCAAATTTGCAGACAGATGATATTGAGTACAAAATAGATTTCAGTCTTCAATATTATATTGAAATTTTGGTAGGACTGTATATATGCCTATATGAAGATGATTACTTAAGTTTAGGCGTATATTACTACTATGTTTTGAGAGAATTCATGTGGTTTGATTTATTGCAATGTGATCTTGGAATGCTGGTGATTTGCTAATTCACCAAGACATCCTTAGGTCCATTGTTATTAAATATAACTGACAGAATTTTGAAACAGATTGTTAATGTGAATTGAACTCAAGGTGCACACTTCAGTAAACTGTGTTATATAGATATCTAGATTCTAAACAATGTcaagttcagtgggagattgttagaTATCCTAATGAACAAGACATTGTATAAAGCTGAATGTAGATATATGTATAACTGGTTTTTGAGTTCAAGCATTAAAATAAGTATAGAGACTATATTAAATCATATTTGGTCCTACTTATAATCTGTTAGAATTATGAAATTCAAATAAATGCAGTTATGAGGTATTATCTGATATTCAGTTTGAAAATACAGTTAACATATGATGacagtttcttgatggaagaaactgaCGTGAATGGCTTATGATATATATGTCAGATTTGGTCCCTGCTGATACACAAAGTTGTTTTCTCATTCTGAAATAGTCCCATCAactgaaagagaaaaataaaggtGGAATCAGGAGAAGAACCAAATGGACAACCCGAGTGGTTCAAGTAAGATTGTTATTTACTTTCCTAGAATGTATTACACAGATAGTTTAAATTCATGTATTCAATTTGAGATAGTTTACAATATTCACTGCGGGAAATTTATTGCGATGTTTTGTTTGCGATTAAAATTTGCTGTAGTGACTTGTTCACATTTGTGTTTTCACTGCGATGATTTATTCATGACTATGATTTAAGATTTCTAACATGTCGCGTCAAGAAGATGTAATTGAAGTTTTGAGAACTGAATCTGTAAGTACTCCCAGCCCAATCAAGACAAGCATAGGCAtcctattcctatctctaatACTAATAGTGAAGAAGTAGTGCTCAATTACGCAAAGCCATCCTATCTCTAATTCTAATAGTACTGCTTCATTAATTTCATATTCTATTGTCCGTAATCCAGTCATATCATTGTGGAAGTAAGGAAGTTAAAATGCACTCATGACTCTTCCGCACGCATGTGGATAAATCATATTCTCACATGCGAataatcctttttctttttttttaatttagtgCCTTCTGTTAACAGGGAACTGAAGAGACTGAAGGACTCGCTCTAAATTTGCAAGGATATAACAACCGGAATTTCAGTACAGAAGCATTTAGAAACATGAGGGGACTGAAATTGCTCCAACTCAAGTATGTACGACTCACTGGAGACTGCAACAAGCTTCCCAAAAAGTTAAGATGGCTCTGCTTGCGAGGATCCTCTCTGGGCCCGTGGTACGCCAGTCATGCTTCTCTGTTCACTGATGATGAGTTTCTGGATACAATTGACCTGCTTTCTATGGACCTGCGGTACAGCTGTCCCGTACGAGTTCGGGAGCATTTCAGGGTACATTAAGAAACTTTCAAACATCTTCCCTCTGGTTTAATACGTTACATCACGCtctgcttttcttctttgtggatttttgatttttttttctttttcttcttttgttgttgtctaACAGCGGCTTGGGAAATTGGAGTTACTTAATCTCAGTCATTCACTCCTCCTAAAACAATCACCAGACTTTTCACAACTCCCAAATCTACAGTATTTGATCCTTAAAGACTGTGTGAATTTGCCAGAGATTGACAGGTCCATTGGACTTCTTTCTCAACTTGCCTTGCTAAATCTTAAAGGCTGCACTAAGCTCAAGGACCTTCCGGaggatttttatatgttgcgTTCTGTTAGGACTCTTGTTCTTTCTGGCTGTTCGGGATTTGAGAAATTGAGCAAGCATATAGGAAAAATGGATTCTTTGAGAACTCTTGTTATAAGTGGCACAGCCATAAGTGAAGTACCATCCTCGATAGATGAATTGCAATACCTGGACTTTTCATCTCGACGAGGCCTGAGTGGACTAAAACGATTTACCCAGGATGAGACATCAGGACCTAGCCAGGATGAGACATCACAACCTAGGCAGCGTTTGGTAAAGGTTAAAACACTTGCTTTTCTATTAAGCAGAACTGCAGAAGCCAATGAAGAGCAAtaatgttctaaaaaacggcctaggTGGCCGCCTAACCGCTCGGATTTTGGCCCAGAACGTACGTGCTGGGCTACTAGGCGGCAGCCTAGGCAGGCTAGGCGGTGCTGCTAGGCGGAGACTAAGGCTATGTTTGGGGGGGGCTTTTTAgctcccctgcttataagcacAAGAGGACTATGCGTTTGGTTAGCTGACTTATGCTCAGCTTATTCGAAAAGCCACTGCAGCTTCTCGCGAAAAGGAGAAGCTGCCTGACCCTAGCTTTCAGAAGCTAGAAGCCAGCAGCTTACTGTAGCGGTACTTACTGTAGCTAAATGAATGTTTCAAAATGACAGATTCTATCCTCCCTTGGGAGAGGCAATCACGGATTGCCATCAAGCCTTCGAGATGAGATCAGAGGCCGCACAGCATTTTCATCTCTATCCCATCTCCACTCTCCCTCTGGCGCCGCCTCAGCCTCTCATCACGAAAACCCAAGCACAGAGCAATCGAGCCAAACACCATCACATCATGACCTGAACCCACATCCTTCCCCAATTTCAGATCGGGAAGCCAGCTTTTCTTCATCCTCTCTTCACTACAGAACGCATCCTAGTGAGAAAAAGCTAGTTTGTCTCTCTTGATTTTCGATCTCCCAAGTCAATTTTTCTTTGAGCTTGgttgaataaaatttcaaaaacctGTTTGGGTTCTAGtattcatttcaatttcaagaTTATGTGTGTGATTTACAAACTTGGGTTTGATTTCTGGGCAACAAAACGTATGATTTGGTTGAATTTGTTTTTCAGACTTCATGTGcttgtgattttgtttgatgGGTTTAATTCCTCTTCTATGGTTTTGGTATTCAAGCTCTTGTATTTAGTATTCAAGCTTTTGGTATGCAAGTTGATGTGGTTTTCGTGTATGATACATTATAATCTTGCACCTCGGGTTTGATTGCTTCTGATAGGGTTTGCATTTTATTGATGCTTTTGAGTgtaagaatttgaaatgaatgtgaacaattgaaattgaaatatgtacaaaaaggaattgaaattgaaatatgaaCAATTTCTGTTTGAACAAAAAGGtcaagaaattgaaatatgAACAATTTGTGTTTGTTATAGTGTAACTGCTAAAAAGTAGTGCAGGGCTAGCTATCCTCATAGCTtagaaggatatatatatacacttttAAGCTACCCATACTTATAGCTTAGAAGtacatggagagagagagagagagagagagagagagagagagtttaatgCTTTAGCCAATTAATAGGCATCTCTGGTTACAAGAGGCAGCAGACGTTATGTATCTGCatgatgaaaaaattgcaaCAGTACACTACAGCGTACATTCCACAGTACCATGTATGAAAATTATATATTATCATCTAGCTTCTTTGAATCTTTTGGAATGGTTTCAGTGGAGCAATCATGTTATGTTCAtggttcacaaaaaaaaaatgaaaaataaaaatgttgatCGATCATGGCTAACAGACCCAGCTAGCTCCTATTGATCTTA contains these protein-coding regions:
- the LOC112175881 gene encoding TMV resistance protein N-like → MEEIAKNIQKKLRISSDAIGENQKNLFLYVSCFFIGMDKNYVIKILEGCGLSAIIDISVLIQCCLVVVSEKNKLTMHNLLRDMGVRKYTPNTLKNVVRVWRQEDVLDVNISGTKKIKALALNLQRSLKKSFRTKPFTKMKLKFLQLNYVELIGDYDHLSKHL